The Methanococcoides methylutens MM1 genome has a window encoding:
- a CDS encoding FAD:protein FMN transferase: protein MDKKTVLLLVLIVIVTVSFSALYEEQESSFPTQNEIFNTDVRSIMDTTVTISIYDSDGEHAGQSIDKAFERIGNVDGIMSTYKNESQASALNEQSKIEGASPDLIYVVERSLYYSEISNGAFDITIMPILDLWASKFSPGGTYQPPTQEEIDITLELVDYRMITIEGDNIYMEPGMKIALGGIAKGYAVDQAIEVLLSEGITSCFVDAGGDGRYIGTKPDGSQWTVGLQNPDKQGDFITVMQLEDMAVATSGNYERYFSDAAKVSHISDPRTGYSVNELISATVIAGNTMDADALATTVFVLGEEEGMQLIESLEGVECLIITSDKRIIRSEGFAEYETTIEQ, encoded by the coding sequence ATGGACAAAAAAACAGTTCTATTGCTAGTATTAATCGTTATAGTTACCGTTTCGTTCAGTGCATTATATGAAGAGCAGGAGAGCAGTTTTCCAACACAGAATGAAATATTTAACACAGATGTCCGCAGCATAATGGACACAACAGTTACAATTTCGATCTATGATTCTGACGGGGAACACGCGGGACAGAGCATAGACAAGGCTTTTGAAAGAATTGGTAATGTCGATGGCATCATGAGCACTTACAAGAATGAAAGCCAGGCAAGTGCCCTTAATGAGCAGTCAAAGATTGAAGGAGCTTCACCTGACCTGATCTATGTTGTTGAGCGCTCACTATATTATTCAGAGATCAGCAATGGTGCATTTGATATCACGATCATGCCGATACTCGACCTCTGGGCAAGCAAATTCAGCCCTGGTGGAACATACCAACCACCAACACAGGAAGAGATAGACATCACCCTTGAGCTTGTTGATTACAGAATGATCACCATCGAAGGTGACAATATATACATGGAACCCGGCATGAAGATCGCCCTTGGAGGAATAGCAAAAGGATATGCTGTTGACCAGGCCATAGAAGTGTTGCTCTCTGAAGGCATAACAAGTTGTTTTGTTGATGCAGGAGGAGACGGAAGGTACATTGGCACAAAACCAGATGGAAGCCAGTGGACAGTTGGGCTCCAGAATCCTGACAAGCAGGGAGATTTCATCACCGTCATGCAGCTTGAAGATATGGCTGTTGCAACAAGTGGTAACTATGAACGCTATTTCAGTGATGCTGCAAAGGTCTCACACATTTCCGACCCAAGAACCGGCTACTCAGTTAACGAACTTATCAGTGCAACGGTAATTGCAGGAAACACAATGGATGCCGATGCCCTGGCAACCACCGTATTCGTCCTCGGAGAAGAGGAAGGCATGCAGCTGATCGAATCCCTTGAAGGAGTGGAATGCCTGATCATCACATCGGACAAAAGGATAATTCGCTCAGAAGGCTTTGCGGAATACGAAACAACAATTGAGCAATAA